The stretch of DNA gactaaagCTACTTGTAAGATCggcttttttctaaaaatatccgatcgtgaaactaaacttCAGCAAGGGTTTCCCGTGAAATCGGCTGTTTAGgctaaaaattgatacattgtttctcctttctgctgagcttgTGTTAAACTTTAAGTTGACCCTGTTCATTacgtttttgaaaatcatgatcaagtaAGCCATACCAAACCCGGCAGATAAAAAAAGTGACGCGGCCGatataggagaaacaaggtatcattttcagCCTTATACGAAAATATTACCTTATCCTTGGCGCTCATTTCGTACTGACAGTAACGCGTGTCTCCTTTGCTTGCTGTTGGTTGCATCCCAACAAAATACTGTGCTTTTAGAGAAATAgccaaaatgattgaaaaatctaattctCGTGATTTATGATTGTATTAATCAGATATTATTTTGATTAATGTGTATAAGAtattttgtattaattctattattattattattattattattattattattattattattattattattattgttattattattattattattattattattattattattattattattatattattattattattattattattattacgacGATAGATTACGATTTAACGATGAAGTTATTATTACCAAAGGAAATCTGTTGCTTTATAAGTTTTGAAACGGTGTAATAAAATGAACCTCTTTCGCccgtatattatatatatgaaGAAGGTCGCGTTCGTGACAGCGCGTGTCGGACGAGATTGAGTGAGATTTTAGCATGTACTATAATACATACATACGTTGTTGTGGTGATGATGTCATCGAAActcaaaataaatgaatcaaatgaataaaacaaatctaGTCTTTGGACAAAGTATGGTAAATTGTTCTTGTTGTCTAGTGTTGTTTTTTGGCGACTTTCAATTTTGAATCGATCGCTTCTTCGGTGGAGATTTAAGGATTGAACGTAGGTAGCTGCAGCGGCAACGTTTCTTCATACTATCGGAGCAGTAACCCCCAGCTCCCCCTccagaaattttggaaaagtgccctttttgtcAATATTGTTACCGTAGAACTACCCTTCGGGTTTCGAATAATAGCTGCCTCTGTGTGACGATGTGCTAATGCGTCAGCCTaagattaattcttttaatgaAGTTTTGTTGACATTTCCAGTCGCCATGTGGCAGAATGACAATGTTTTAGCTGATCCTCATCGTTCGATTGGTGGAGGGGGCATAGATTCcactgattgaaaatgtttcggtTTCGCAATTATAGTACCTCGATAATGGTCCACAGTAGACTCCTTGCGGCTTACTCtctgatttgaaaacatttcttACCGAATTGACTGATACCGAGTAAGGCGGAGGGAGTCAATGGATTGTGGATTCAACTAAAACGTCTACCCTCATGAACCCAAACCGACGAAatgtttcaaatttgatagattttaatgGATTACCAATTCATTTGTACTTTGAGAATATACAATAAGATAAAACCTACATTGTATAGATTCAAAAGTGAGGTCGggtcgtttttttttataaaccgcaatttcaatttgtaaacagttcgtttattagctgccgggtctgttatcgTTAGCCTGATCATAATTTAAAAAGAAGTAACGTACAGAGTAAAATAGGCGGCCGAccttttaattcttttttaatacttttaatTCAAGCTcggcagaaatgagaaaacgTATCAATTGCTTTTGcctgatcttttatatttggatatattttgttacaaattCATTCTATTGCGGTCAAGCctcaaatactgaaaaaaacCAATTAAAAAACTTGAATGAACCGATCGTTTTGTTTACTGATAGTTTTATTGAAGTATATCTCTTCGTGTATGTTCCATTTTTacattataaatgatgtatatACGACCATCCTCTTTTTTTTTATCGACGAAAGGTATCGAAAAACAGTCGATAACTACATATATAGTTCGAATTATTGTCGACGTAAAACGAACACCCTCACCACCCACTAATAACGAACTATTCTTCCATTTTTCAATCCATGCTACGCCGGGATGTAGAGTCTGTCTCAGAAACAAATACCTTTCGTCTGCCGATGTTGGGTGCCCGGATGTAGTTATTCGCATATAACGAATCAATACCGCTTTTTCTCTTCTCgagattatttataacatacaATGATAACAATAACGTTAGTTTAATAAAAGTGAGACTTGTGTGTGCGAGCGTGAGAACTGATTTAAACAAGATTTcgtttttcgtttttcaattCGTGTGTATAgagaaaataataatgcagCTTAAAAATGCGCAGCGATAACTGTCaacgtaaataaataaataaatagatagATATAGATATGAAAAAGCGTATAACAACGTGTTTATAACGAGCAACAACGGCATACGACTAACTTCTTTAACTAAAACAAACTTTAATGGCCGTAGAAGTTGCTcgtttcattttgttatctttCCTATATACTCTCCGTCCCCTCTCGTTTCTGTCCTGGTTCTCTATGATGTTCTGTTCTGGTGGTATGTCGTTGTTGCCGGTCCCCCTGTTCCGTCCGTTCTATAGACAGTCGTGCATATATAAGCATTTATTTTACGCGATTCTAAAATGTatgtataatatgatatgcAGCTGAAAGCGTGCCGATTTTCACTCGGTTCTACGCGCGCGCGCGTTTGTGATGcgagaattcatttttttttcaaaaaacgcGGACATTGGTAAACGACCGATTCGATGTATATACagaagatatatatataatattatttatatataatcgCGATGACGCTGTCACTACGAGTTGAACGTTTATTGCGGAGCGGCATCAGACGGTACGTTCCTGAAAGATACAAACGAGAAATTACATTTAGTTGggttttttgacgccgtaaaacccgttacaataatgtttacatGGGTTCTGCgcgagtcgatgtgcactacgtcatcgatattagCGTTTCAAAGTAATTGATATATGTTACGTATCTTATGTATCATTTTCcaaagcgtcaataaacttttaagTTAGTTTGCTTTATTCTGCGTTTAATAGGACTGTAAGACtttggtggctgattcgggccatagtAAAAAAAATGCTGCACGGCTAGAGCAACAACgataaaaagattttcacCTTTGGCccgtttttttgttttctcgcgcgagttTGGTATTGTCgtgcgagaaaacaaaaacatgggccaatgtaaaaagtttttatcCAGCTTCTATAGCCAGTcagaaaaatttttcaaaccaaaacgttttgttttctcgcgcgagaaaaccaaactttttgGATTCTCACGCGAGAAAACcgaaatgttttgaattctcgctcgagaaaaccaaaaacaggCTAATGTGAACATCTTTTTATCGTTGCTCAAACCGTACAGACAaattttttagtatggcccgaatcagccaccatagtaaGACCGACATGTGCAGTTTAGATCTAAAACCAGTCGATGGCCATTTTAGTTCTGCAAGACAAACTAATGCCCCTTTTTGGACTCAAGTCATGGCTGTCCAACTGACTGCTAGATTTGTCTTGTATTTTCTAGCTATGATGTTAACGAGAATCATGCCGAAAGCTAGCGTTAGGTGATTAGTAACGAAACACGTGGCATCGGATGAATTAACCTTTTCCTTGTTTAAGTtcaagaccagtttaagctcattttgattttatttcaactgGAGAACTATCTTGGGATACaacaatcattttttttgGACCTAAGCCAATTTGGTTATTTATGCAATCGTTAGCACGTAGGGTAAATCCATCAGTCGCATGGGTTACCTTAGCTTAGCTTTAGTAGCCATGACTGTTCAACTAGCCAGGGCGTTTGTCATATATGTATCGGTTTTCGATTTGAGAGATTTGAAATGGCTACTTACGACATCTCGCTGGCTTCGTTGCCGAATTGTTTACCAGTGTCCATGCTCAATGCACCGGCACCGCCGCCGAAACCGTAGCCTTTAGGTCCGAACTTCCTGCCGTGGCACTGGCgacagtaaaccttgccttCGTGTTCCGACGTCGTAGTACTGTCCAGATACTTATTGCACATTCCTACAAATTCGTGACACAGAACATCTTTACTATACGGCGACATTCGATACTACTTTCGTAAGAAGAAACAATTATTATCTAGCATTTTATTCGCGAATCTCGATGATAGAAATGCCCTTCCACGGAAATTCCCTTCCACGGAAATTTCATACATCCTGATATTAGATTGCCATTGCTTTAACCACAGGAACTTCCATCACATATTTtagatgtaaatattttttatatctttcaaaaagaaaaagaattactTAGATGACGCACGAGGTAGTTATTTAGGACAAAGGCTCTGGTTAACTATATCTTAATAGTTGTTACATGAAATTCCACGTGGTTCATTCATGAACTCGGTAACTATCGGAAACGAATGATGTAGCTATTTCACGTTTTATGCCATTGCATGTCGTAATAACCATCATCTGAAGTAAACAGTGACGGCCAGTATGACGTGTATATGTGACGTCCGTCTAAAGTGTATATACCCACCACATTTCAAACACTGTTTGTGCCATTTCTTTCCGGCAGCCAGTCTCTCCTCTGCGGCGTACACAGCCTTGTTACATCCTGGGCACTTTTCGACTACTGGTGGCTTCCAAGGCATATTGCTGCTGaaaattatgatgaaaatattagtCGAAATTCAGTTAGTTTCTTTGTTTTGATGAAAAAGTTATGGACGAAGTCGTGACGTACGTTTATTGTAATGTTTAGTTTTCTTTTAGTTATATAGTATCAACCATTGGTGAAACACTATCATTCCGTGTTGTAACGATATACAGAGAATCCGACACCAATAAAACGAGAAAGataaagtccgaaaagtttccttatgctaataatttattgattcaacgtttcgactatagcctaattcctgaagatgactataaggTTATAGTTGAAACGGtgaatcaataaatcattagcttgaaggaaacttttcggacttcatctttctcgttttattagcgtgggattctctctatatACATATAGTTTCTTTCTCGAATAAACCGAAATGTTTAGGTAAAAGATTAATATGAAGCAGTCTGTGGTGGTACATTCAGTGCGGTTCATGGGATTAGCGTGGAAATAAGTAAGCAACTCGTTGATCTGACGAAAATTGTCAAACGAACCTACCGACGCTTTTTATTAAATGAGCTTGATGAATTACGTGCTAGATATGTTACCTAATTGTCAATATGAAGTAACGCGATATAGAGTAATGTTTATTATTTTCGCTAGGAAAAAATACACAGCCCGTATTTACTAGTAGACAGATCAGTATCCTATACGATCGAAATGTCGATGACGTAAAAAATGAGGTATTCCTGCTGTTAATAATTCGCCTATCGCTCCTAACAGTTACAATGTGTTTACCACCGCGCGATAGAAATTCCGTTAACTCTGATGCAACAACGAATGAATATACTGTGTAAAGCTATATAGGGAATCGTTcgatttaaattcatttcggTGTATAACAACAATTCCTGTGTTGTTGATTCATTTTGGCGGTTCTAACCCAAAATCTGATCGTCCACAAAACAATTTGCACTATAAGAAATCCGACAGATTAGGCTTTAGAAAAATCATCCTTCGTTTCTCCTTATCGGCCGAGTCACgcgataaaatttgtaatcagttaatatctatagctgccgggtctgttattgctAGCATgatcataatttgaaaaaaggctaagcaaaaatagaaacatttatcaataattttaaccGATAGTCTATGATTTACAATATGTTATGGTGGAATTCGAACAAAGTCTACTTTCAGTAAGATTGTACATCATTATGGGTGTGTGtgtattcaaaatatctagaattatgTTTTCCGTAATACAAAAAGCAAAAATAACCAAAATCAATCTCGATCAGCTTTATTGATCGGATTGTATATCGGATATATTTCGTTGAAGTCCAACGTGAGTATGATGTAGTAGTTCCTAATTTGCATAGAAATCTCAAAACTTTCGAAGTATTATCGAGTATCACATACGTACTCATCGCGTGTATTCAGAATTTCTCAAACGaacatattctaaatgaaatattgataagctaaaaatattttaagtgAATCAAATTGCCTCGAATATGTTTTACTTCAACGTCTCTCCGATTCGCCCTCGAACCGTAAACCATTTATACTTTATATGTCAATGATTCCAGCTTCGCTCGGTTGCGGCTTATTTTTGTAAGTGTTACGTGCTATGTTTTTGCCTCGCCGGAGAAACGAGATCGTTTTTTTAATCGTAGCTTTAGTCGAATAACGTACTGCAGTCAGTTTTGCGCCCGGTTTTGCGCCCGGTTTTGCACCCGGTCCTCGACGAGTCGTAACGAAGAAGCCGTTTATAGCGTTACCCGCCTACCAGTATCGGGTGTAAACGAAAAGCTTATACTTAGCTACCGTGTAAAAATAGAACCGAA from Tubulanus polymorphus chromosome 11, tnTubPoly1.2, whole genome shotgun sequence encodes:
- the LOC141912621 gene encoding muscle LIM protein 1-like; its protein translation is MPWKPPVVEKCPGCNKAVYAAEERLAAGKKWHKQCLKCGMCNKYLDSTTTSEHEGKVYCRQCHGRKFGPKGYGFGGGAGALSMDTGKQFGNEASEMSNVPSDAAPQ